The following are encoded in a window of Bacillus xiapuensis genomic DNA:
- a CDS encoding NAD(P)H-hydrate dehydratase — MYLYSRQDIERADEQAIHRGLSAFTLMENAGRGLFYQVKELISKRDQILVLSGRGNNGGDGIVLTRYLRQAGYAVDLVFPAGLVQSEEALKHLHYFREVGFQEAPFQPSKRYDVIIDSLLGIRTRLPLSESIKTVISWANSQTALRIAIDLPTGVTANTGEADEGVFQADYTFALHGYKPSRFLFPSERFYGQTAVIDIGLPQWSKWRIWTKEDVQATWPPNPSNAHKGSFGHGLLIAGSDQMPGSAALAAIGALRCGIGKLTIQTSQYAAAIIACHAPEATYEFSKELEPLDRFDGLAIGCGLPPDDQLERTILQCLQHEGVLILDAGALSPRSYRLQERKANVLLTPHPGEFARITGGSVQTIQKRRIELASEYAREQRVTVLLKGQYSVIAFPDGTGIINMSGNEALAKGGTGDMLTGMLLAGIMRTSDFKAAVGNAVFLHGACADEWTADRGASALSAHDMNALIPVVMKKITGK, encoded by the coding sequence ATGTATTTATACAGCCGTCAAGATATTGAGCGTGCTGACGAGCAAGCAATACATAGAGGGCTTTCGGCATTTACATTAATGGAGAATGCCGGGCGGGGGCTGTTTTATCAAGTGAAGGAATTAATCAGCAAGCGGGATCAAATTCTCGTTTTAAGCGGAAGAGGCAATAATGGCGGTGATGGCATTGTTTTGACCCGCTATTTGAGACAAGCCGGATATGCGGTTGATTTAGTCTTTCCTGCCGGCTTAGTACAAAGTGAAGAGGCGCTCAAGCATTTGCATTATTTCCGGGAAGTGGGCTTTCAGGAAGCGCCGTTTCAACCAAGCAAAAGATATGATGTAATTATAGATAGTCTTTTAGGAATTCGAACGCGGCTGCCTCTGTCAGAATCGATCAAAACAGTGATAAGCTGGGCGAACAGTCAAACGGCTTTAAGAATTGCGATTGACTTACCGACAGGCGTGACGGCCAATACGGGGGAAGCGGATGAAGGAGTATTTCAGGCGGATTATACTTTCGCATTGCACGGTTACAAACCGTCCCGTTTTCTGTTCCCTTCTGAACGATTTTACGGTCAAACGGCAGTGATTGACATCGGTTTGCCTCAATGGAGCAAGTGGAGAATATGGACGAAGGAGGATGTGCAAGCGACCTGGCCGCCTAACCCTTCCAATGCCCATAAAGGCAGCTTTGGACACGGGCTGCTGATCGCCGGTAGTGATCAAATGCCGGGCAGCGCGGCGTTAGCGGCAATTGGAGCATTGCGGTGCGGCATTGGAAAGCTGACGATTCAGACATCACAATATGCGGCGGCTATTATCGCCTGTCATGCTCCGGAGGCGACCTACGAGTTTTCCAAAGAATTAGAGCCGCTGGACCGCTTCGACGGCCTAGCGATCGGCTGTGGCTTGCCGCCTGATGACCAGTTGGAGCGGACGATTTTACAATGCTTGCAGCATGAAGGAGTCCTGATTTTGGATGCCGGCGCGCTTAGTCCACGAAGTTATCGGCTGCAAGAGCGAAAAGCGAATGTGCTCCTCACGCCTCATCCTGGGGAATTCGCACGGATTACTGGCGGATCAGTGCAAACTATACAGAAAAGACGAATCGAATTGGCCTCTGAATATGCGCGTGAACAGCGAGTGACTGTATTATTAAAAGGGCAGTATTCAGTGATTGCCTTTCCTGACGGGACAGGTATAATAAATATGAGCGGGAATGAAGCGCTCGCTAAAGGCGGGACAGGAGATATGCTGACGGGCATGCTGTTGGCTGGCATAATGCGCACGTCTGACTTTAAGGCAGCCGTAGGGAATGCGGTCTTTCTGCACGGCGCTTGCGCCGATGAATGGACAGCTGACCGGGGAGCTTCTGCACTCAGCGCGCATGATATGAATGCGCTCATTCCTGTAGTCATGAAGAAAATAACAGGCAAATAA
- a CDS encoding IS1380-like element ISBco1 family transposase, translating to MVTLTQKTLDFNHKIKLSNDGGSLSSDTGEFLFREFDEKIGFSKTLVKYLRLNDSRKYYLHSNENLLRQKVYQIIAGYAEDDAADQLTHDPVFKEIIETPTLASQPSLSRFYTRFDKDSIEQLNLANQEMLDKIHCFRQSKELFIDLDSTHSDTYGDQESSSYNTHYGTMGFHPLVAFDGATGDFLKAQLRPGNVYTSNGVVEFIRPLIKHYNEMFPETTLFLRGDSGFTVPGLYDLCEEESVLYIIRLKSNSQLQSLAKEYHPSSAPLDVSKTETYYEETIYQAKSWSKPRRVIIQLVRPAGELFFTHSFFVTNFELAFPQDIVRAYQKRGTMENYIKEAKNGFYFDHMNSHAFLVNEVKMMLTLLAYNLTNWLRTLCFPEGQKTMQIDTIRTRLIKAASKVVKSGRSLYFKLSSSFVYQNFFWDVLNRIQKLQLE from the coding sequence ATGGTTACTTTAACGCAAAAAACACTTGATTTCAATCATAAAATTAAATTGTCAAATGATGGAGGTTCTCTTTCCTCCGATACAGGTGAGTTTCTTTTTAGAGAATTCGATGAAAAAATTGGTTTTTCAAAGACTTTAGTTAAGTACTTGAGACTTAACGATTCAAGGAAATATTATCTTCATTCAAATGAAAACTTGTTACGTCAAAAAGTCTATCAAATCATTGCCGGGTATGCGGAAGATGATGCGGCTGATCAGTTGACTCATGATCCTGTGTTTAAGGAAATCATTGAAACTCCAACACTTGCTTCCCAGCCCAGTTTGTCTCGCTTTTATACACGATTTGATAAAGATTCAATTGAACAATTAAATCTGGCTAACCAAGAAATGCTTGATAAGATTCATTGTTTTCGACAATCGAAAGAGTTATTTATCGACTTGGATTCGACTCATTCGGATACATATGGGGACCAAGAATCTTCGTCATATAATACTCATTATGGCACGATGGGTTTTCATCCATTAGTCGCCTTTGATGGTGCGACTGGTGACTTTTTGAAAGCACAACTCCGTCCCGGAAATGTTTATACATCAAATGGTGTGGTGGAATTTATTCGGCCTCTCATTAAACATTATAACGAAATGTTTCCGGAAACTACCCTGTTTCTTCGTGGAGATAGCGGGTTTACTGTTCCGGGATTATACGATCTGTGTGAAGAAGAATCTGTTTTGTATATTATTCGGTTGAAATCGAATTCACAACTACAAAGTTTAGCGAAGGAATACCATCCTTCTTCCGCACCTTTAGATGTTTCCAAGACGGAAACCTATTATGAAGAAACGATTTACCAAGCAAAATCATGGTCAAAACCAAGAAGGGTGATTATTCAATTGGTACGTCCTGCAGGTGAGCTGTTCTTTACCCATTCCTTTTTTGTTACTAACTTTGAATTAGCTTTTCCTCAAGATATCGTCCGAGCTTATCAAAAAAGAGGGACGATGGAAAACTATATCAAAGAAGCAAAAAATGGCTTTTACTTTGATCATATGAATAGCCACGCTTTTCTAGTGAACGAAGTAAAAATGATGTTAACACTTCTTGCATATAATTTGACCAATTGGTTACGAACTCTTTGTTTTCCGGAAGGTCAAAAAACTATGCAAATTGATACGATACGTACTCGGTTAATTAAAGCGGCAAGTAAAGTCGTGAAATCAGGTAGATCCCTTTACTTCAAACTATCATCGAGTTTTGTGTATCAAAATTTCTTTTGGGATGTACTGAATCGAATTCAAAAACTACAATTGGAATGA
- the sda gene encoding sporulation histidine kinase inhibitor Sda produces MKIMSNEMLVAAYRDAKKKGQDHDWIRMLYNEVKKRGLMLSKN; encoded by the coding sequence ATGAAGATTATGAGTAATGAAATGCTAGTAGCTGCCTACCGGGATGCCAAGAAGAAAGGTCAAGATCACGATTGGATAAGAATGCTATATAATGAAGTGAAAAAAAGAGGATTAATGCTAAGCAAAAATTAA
- the odhB gene encoding 2-oxoglutarate dehydrogenase complex dihydrolipoyllysine-residue succinyltransferase translates to MAEIRVPELAESITEGTIAQWLKQPGDHVEKGEYIVELETDKVNVEVISEEAGVIQELKAAEGDTVEVGQVIAVVGEGAAAPAEKTAPQEEAKAQEEPKTAEAQENEQAAPVQEDNKQRPIASPAARKLAREKGIDLTEVPTVDPMGRVRKQDVEAYSKQPAPAAPKTAPADASKTASASKQADSKPVERVRMSRRRQTIAKTLVDVQHTAAMLTTFNEIDMTAVMDLRKRKKEKFQEDHDVRLGFMSFFTKACVAALKKYPYVNSEIDGNEFILKKYYDIGVAVSTEDGLVVPVVRDCDRKNFAEIESDIYNLAVKARDNKLALSDLQGGSFTITNGGVFGSLLSTPILNGRQAGILGMHTIQTRPVAIDKDTIENRPMMYVALSYDHRIIDGKEAVGFLKTVKELIENPEDLLLEG, encoded by the coding sequence GTGGCTGAAATTAGAGTTCCAGAGCTGGCAGAATCAATCACAGAAGGTACAATTGCACAATGGCTCAAACAACCTGGAGATCATGTAGAAAAAGGAGAATACATCGTAGAGCTTGAGACCGACAAGGTGAACGTGGAAGTGATTTCTGAAGAAGCCGGTGTAATCCAAGAATTAAAAGCAGCAGAAGGCGACACCGTTGAAGTTGGACAAGTCATCGCAGTTGTAGGGGAGGGGGCAGCAGCTCCAGCAGAAAAAACAGCTCCACAAGAAGAAGCAAAAGCGCAGGAAGAGCCAAAAACGGCAGAAGCGCAGGAGAACGAGCAAGCGGCTCCAGTGCAAGAAGACAATAAACAGCGTCCGATTGCTTCTCCAGCAGCTAGAAAGCTTGCCCGTGAAAAAGGCATTGATCTGACGGAAGTTCCTACAGTGGATCCGATGGGCCGCGTTCGCAAGCAGGATGTGGAAGCATATTCCAAACAGCCGGCGCCAGCTGCTCCGAAGACAGCTCCAGCCGATGCTTCCAAGACAGCATCAGCATCTAAGCAAGCGGACAGCAAACCGGTTGAACGCGTACGCATGAGCCGCCGCCGTCAAACCATTGCGAAAACATTGGTTGACGTTCAGCATACGGCCGCTATGCTGACTACCTTTAATGAAATCGATATGACAGCTGTGATGGATCTTCGCAAACGCAAAAAAGAGAAGTTCCAGGAAGATCATGATGTGAGACTTGGATTTATGTCTTTCTTCACTAAAGCATGCGTCGCTGCGCTGAAGAAATACCCGTATGTTAATTCAGAAATTGACGGAAACGAATTTATTCTGAAAAAGTACTATGATATCGGTGTAGCTGTTTCAACAGAGGATGGTCTAGTTGTGCCGGTTGTTCGTGATTGCGACCGCAAAAACTTCGCGGAAATCGAAAGCGACATTTATAACCTGGCAGTGAAAGCACGCGATAATAAATTGGCGCTAAGCGATCTTCAAGGCGGATCCTTTACGATCACTAATGGCGGTGTGTTCGGCTCATTGCTGTCCACGCCAATACTAAACGGCCGCCAAGCGGGGATTTTGGGCATGCATACTATCCAGACACGTCCGGTAGCCATCGATAAAGATACTATTGAAAACCGTCCAATGATGTATGTGGCTCTTTCATATGACCATAGAATTATTGACGGCAAAGAAGCAGTAGGCTTCTTGAAAACTGTAAAAGAATTAATTGAAAATCCTGAAGACCTGCTGTTAGAAGGTTGA
- a CDS encoding DUF1657 domain-containing protein: MPINQMELQNIRHLIGGHQTVAAKLETFAEQTQNVQLKQMLQQDAAAAKASCQKLLSFLQ; encoded by the coding sequence ATGCCTATAAATCAAATGGAGCTACAGAATATCCGCCATTTAATCGGGGGACATCAAACCGTCGCGGCAAAACTTGAAACTTTTGCTGAGCAAACACAAAATGTCCAATTAAAGCAAATGCTGCAGCAAGACGCAGCAGCGGCCAAAGCTTCCTGCCAAAAGCTACTTTCATTTTTACAATAG